One genomic window of Corynebacterium diphtheriae includes the following:
- the scpB gene encoding SMC-Scp complex subunit ScpB, which translates to MMTVLRSQIESILLVVDQPASVAALARATEAAPETVTSVLRSMAQEFEDRGSGIEVRESPEGWRLYTVKRNADVVEKFLLDGSHTKLSRAALETLAVVAYRQPTTRAQVAAVRGVNVDGVMRTLQLRGLIREVAINPGTEGVNGSAHRYETTELFLDLLGIDSLERLPDLAPLLPDIDSIDEYF; encoded by the coding sequence ATGATGACAGTACTGAGATCGCAAATTGAATCGATCTTGTTGGTCGTGGACCAACCGGCTTCTGTTGCTGCCTTGGCGCGAGCTACGGAGGCTGCACCTGAAACAGTCACCTCCGTTTTGCGTTCGATGGCTCAAGAGTTTGAGGATCGAGGTAGTGGTATTGAGGTCAGAGAATCGCCAGAAGGTTGGCGCCTTTATACTGTAAAGCGTAACGCTGATGTGGTGGAGAAATTCCTATTAGATGGTTCGCATACCAAGCTTTCACGAGCGGCCTTGGAGACGTTAGCTGTGGTGGCTTACCGTCAACCAACAACACGAGCACAGGTCGCTGCGGTTCGAGGTGTCAATGTTGATGGAGTAATGCGAACGCTTCAGCTCCGTGGCCTAATACGTGAGGTTGCTATTAATCCTGGCACGGAGGGGGTGAATGGTAGCGCTCATCGGTATGAGACAACAGAGTTGTTCCTCGATTTACTTGGAATCGATTCGCTTGAGCGTTTGCCGGACTTAGCTCCACTTTTGCCAGATATTGATAGTATCGATGAGTATTTTTAA
- a CDS encoding pseudouridine synthase encodes MNRTARRDGTPEKPRRGSQGGSRGDYGKPKRSHAKPQSANSGRPIKQRKQRDSEMLISNARPARHQHVGRREAGDGSTEGIRLQKVLAQAGVASRRHAEILIDAGRVEVNGKIVMTQGMRVNPNVDVIRVDGVRVNVNENLQYFVLNKPRGLQSTMSDDMGRPCVGDIVGERISAGQRLFHVGRLDAATEGLLLLTNDGELANRLMHPRYEVSKTYLVTVLGEADKRLVKQLRDGIELDDGPAKADLVQIIDTFQGKSLIRIELHEGRKHIVRRMLKTAGFPVQRLVRTKIHTIQLGEQTPGAIRALNSSELASLYKAVGM; translated from the coding sequence GTGAATAGAACCGCTCGCCGTGACGGCACACCGGAAAAGCCTCGTCGGGGCTCTCAGGGAGGCTCCCGTGGGGACTACGGAAAGCCGAAACGTAGCCATGCCAAGCCACAATCGGCAAATTCGGGCCGTCCCATAAAGCAACGTAAACAGCGTGATTCAGAAATGTTGATCTCGAATGCGCGTCCAGCACGGCACCAGCATGTAGGCCGTCGTGAAGCAGGAGATGGCAGTACTGAAGGCATACGTCTGCAAAAAGTCCTTGCTCAGGCAGGTGTCGCGTCTCGTCGACACGCTGAGATTTTGATCGATGCCGGCCGTGTTGAGGTCAACGGAAAAATCGTGATGACTCAGGGCATGAGAGTTAACCCAAATGTCGACGTCATTCGCGTTGATGGTGTACGAGTCAATGTTAATGAAAACTTGCAGTACTTCGTTCTCAATAAGCCTCGCGGGTTGCAATCGACTATGAGCGATGACATGGGGCGGCCTTGTGTTGGCGACATCGTGGGAGAGAGAATTTCTGCAGGCCAGCGTTTGTTCCACGTGGGACGTCTCGACGCGGCTACGGAAGGCTTGCTGCTACTCACTAACGATGGAGAACTCGCTAATCGGTTGATGCATCCTCGATATGAAGTTTCGAAGACTTATTTGGTTACTGTTCTCGGTGAGGCGGATAAACGCCTTGTTAAGCAATTACGTGATGGTATCGAGCTTGATGACGGTCCAGCTAAGGCGGATCTTGTTCAGATCATTGATACTTTCCAAGGTAAGTCCTTGATTCGTATTGAGCTGCATGAAGGTCGTAAGCACATCGTACGACGGATGCTCAAAACTGCAGGATTCCCAGTTCAACGACTAGTGCGAACCAAAATTCACACAATTCAGCTTGGTGAGCAAACCCCAGGAGCGATCCGAGCTCTCAACAGTAGCGAACTAGCTAGCTTGTACAAGGCGGTAGGGATGTAA
- the cmk gene encoding (d)CMP kinase: MSTADSTALSNMPEGGLIVAVDGPSGAGKSTVCRRIASMLGAKYLDTGAMYRVATLHVLRQGINPSDTTAVVQATRELPLSVNDDPASREVILDGEDVSNEIRGRLVTQNVSAVAAILEVRENLVALQRELVATAHRCVVDGRDIGSTVLVDAPVKIFLTASAEVRAQRRYDQDVAAGRLTDLATVLADVKRRDELDSNRSVSPLAPASDATVVDTSTLTLDQVVDTLMTLIEKSAERTAR; the protein is encoded by the coding sequence ATGAGCACAGCTGATAGCACTGCACTGAGCAATATGCCTGAGGGCGGGCTGATCGTAGCTGTCGATGGTCCTTCTGGAGCAGGCAAGTCTACGGTTTGTCGACGGATTGCTTCTATGCTCGGGGCAAAGTACTTGGACACTGGCGCGATGTACCGCGTTGCGACGCTTCACGTGTTACGCCAAGGAATCAACCCGAGCGATACTACTGCGGTAGTTCAGGCCACCAGGGAACTGCCTTTGTCCGTCAATGATGACCCGGCTTCACGTGAAGTGATCCTTGATGGGGAAGACGTGTCGAATGAAATCCGTGGACGTCTAGTAACTCAAAATGTTTCTGCTGTTGCTGCAATCCTAGAAGTTCGGGAAAATCTGGTAGCCCTACAGCGCGAACTGGTAGCTACTGCACATCGGTGCGTAGTCGATGGTCGTGATATCGGATCGACCGTTCTGGTCGATGCGCCTGTAAAAATATTCTTAACTGCCTCTGCTGAGGTACGCGCACAACGGCGATATGACCAGGATGTGGCGGCCGGACGACTAACAGATTTGGCGACTGTACTTGCCGACGTGAAACGTCGTGATGAGCTCGATAGCAACCGATCTGTTTCTCCATTAGCGCCAGCTAGTGACGCAACCGTTGTCGATACTTCTACGTTAACCCTTGATCAAGTCGTCGATACTTTGATGACTCTGATTGAAAAATCTGCTGAAAGGACCGCACGATGA